A region of the Heteronotia binoei isolate CCM8104 ecotype False Entrance Well chromosome 9, APGP_CSIRO_Hbin_v1, whole genome shotgun sequence genome:
GGCAGATACTGCTACCAGATCCCTAATTACTTGTAGGAAGAAGCTAAAAAAATACCCACACCCCCTCAGCTTTTTAGTCGTATGTTCCAAATCTTGTATCATTTTACTCTGTTATGATTTCTCCCACTGGCTCACTTGGTACATTCTGAAATGGGGTCCTGCATTTCGGTCCCCCTTTCCCTGCAACAGCACCATAACTCTTGCTTTGATTCAGCTTCTGGTTtcttatatggccaaggacctgcctaccttagggaccgcctctccccatatgttccccagagagcactgagatctagttctcaaaaccttttaaaaatccctgagccaagagaggctagattgaaaacaacgagggagcaagccttttcagcaatggccccccaatggtggaatcaacttccagaggtggtgcgagccctgtgggacttgaatcagttccgcagggcttgcaaaaccatcctctttcagcttgctttcaagatagaacccggctaaattgacttttagccatctagccatcttatacatgactgtgaactgtagcaccttaactattaacttataacagctgttttatctattttaacctaaTCTATAacggtaatttaattgtattttgttttgtcttttgtctcgattgtattttattgaaatcatggttgtcccatgtctttgagccgccctgagcctgccttcggcgggggagggcgggatacaaaaataaatttaccttaccttaccttcttCGAAGGTATTAATAAACAAAGAGCCACCCCTTAATTCCGATTTGTGTATTTGATCTTTCTGAACTTTTATTGTGCTTTGGCTGAACACAACTTAATTTTTTCTTAACCTCAGATTTTTAATTTATCAAAGCAGTCCCTTTTCTAGAgtatctgtaatttttttttgttctgtaaaTTTTGAAAAATCCAGTTAATGCACTTTTTTCCACCTATTCCATACTTAATTAGCTGGAGGTAATGTGTCACTTTCTGAATCTCAGCTGAACCTGTGAACCTGTCTGCACTGAGAAAAGTATCACATTTGAAGCAATAGCTATGATTTTACATTTTAAAGGCTATTTTACACATGCTAACAATAGTTATTATTATATGGCAGTATGTGTAGAATaggcaggagatcctaagattgtctggaagctagaagctctggctctttaagCCTTATGCAGTACTAAATGGAGAACTAGacctgtttttaaggcaagagacgtttcagaggtggtatgccattgcttgcctctgcgtcatgactctggtattccttggagatcgcCATTCCAAATACTAGGCAAGggcacccctgcttagcttctaaaatctgaccagattgggctaacctgggctatcaaggtcagggcaACAAAATAATGTGAAGCAGGTTTTTGTGCGATATCAGTTACTACCATCCTCTAATTTGGCCATTCATTTTCTGAAAGAGATTTACTTATGAGAAGCATCCCATTAAATCGTAGTACAATACAATACGTACATTAAACCTTACTACAATACATACTATCCCATTTTCCACCACTGAATGTCTGAAGAATAGAAAACCTAAGTGTACTCTCTttcagtttggtgtgagagccagtttggtgtagtggttaagtgcatggactcttatctgggagaaactggtttgattccccactcctccacttgcacctgctggaatggccttgggttagccatagctctggcagaggttgtccttgaaagggcagctgctgtgagagccctctcagccccacccacctcacagggtgtctgttgtggggggagaagatataggagattgtaagctgctctgagtctctgattcagagagaaggacggggtataaatctgcagttcttctcctccttctccattaACAAAAGAAAGCTAATGAGAAATGTACACTGCAGAGTTGTAACAGGCCCCTCGCCCCACCAAAATACAATCCAGAAGGGGAAAGGAATAATGTTTGTTTTACTCCTTAAGAGTACCACGGCAAAGCTAAACATGAGCATCTGTGTCCCCATCACAGCTGCCGCAGAAGTCATTACCAAATACTTCAGCTGGTAAACAATTTACCTTCTTTCTTTGAAACTCTTTCCTGTGAAGACTTTGGTGGAAGTTCTGACTTCTGTGTTATTCCTGCTTCATATAGCTCTCTGTTTCTGCTCCTCAATTCATCATACGTGATTCCTTTTCTCTTTGGACTGGCTTCAAGTAATGGACCAGGTTCTTAAGAGACAAAGGAAAAAGGGAcagtcagtggctcagtggtagagcatctacttggtaagcagaaggtcccggtatctccaactaaaaagggtccaggcaaataggcatgaaaaacctcagcttgagaccctggagagccgctaccagtctgagtagacaatactgactttgatggaccgagggtctggttcattataaggcagcttcatatgttcaaaagaacATCAAATGATAAAATTACTGTTCCATCAACCTATCAGTTTTCAACAGCAGTACAAGCCACAACAGTTGAGAGAAATTTGCCTACAGAGattgaattgttttgctttggTCTCTCAGAAGCCACATCACCCTAGCAGGGGGTGATACAGAGGACAAACTTTCAAGAGGGATAATAAGCACATTTCTGCACTCTGAATGGATACAGCAATCAAGTAGGATATGATCTATAGTCTCTATTTTCCCACTGCCACACCAGCATGACCTTACGTAGCATCCGTAGGTTACTGCTGAGGGTATTACATTTAGACATCTGTTGTATTTTAGAACAGTTGGATTTTTTCCCCATAATCTGGCATCTTTCAAGGAGGTGGAATTCCAACTGCAGCTGAGGAGCAAGTATAACTGGACCTCAGAGTGGTGCTTAAATAACTGAGCTGCTCAATGTGTTCTTTCACTGTACTGAAGAGTTCTTTGATGGCCCAGTAATAGGTCATATTTGGTGAGATCTTGATATATGGTACATTCACACtatcccagctgagagccagtttggtgtagtggttaagtgcgcagagtcttatctggaagaactggatttgattccccactcttccacttacagctgctggagtggccttgggttaggcatagctgccacagaagttgtccttgaaagggtagctgctgtgagagacctctcagccccacccaccactgttgtgggggaggaagataaaggagattgtaaaccgctctgagatttggagtggagggcgggatataaatccaatatcagcagCAGCAGTATAACATATAATTCCATCCCAACACTATCTTTTTTAAAGCTGAAGAGTCCACAACTGTAAGCTCACAGAATACTAAATCACTATAAGCATTCTAGCTTTCCCCTAAAAGACACTGTTCAAGACCAACTCTACCTTGAGGGACACTGTCCGTTATTCCAGTAGGGGTAGATTCATTCATGGAAGAACTGAAGGGGACTGGTTCATAGTTAGATTTAGAATATTCCATTCCACGATTGTCCCCAGAGTACATGGAAGAAGGGGGTGGTCCTGCTGCTGGAGGAGTTTCAAAAGGGGATGAGGAAGGCACATTTGAGAAGTCTCGTTTTTGAGAGTAATATCTGAAACAAAGGATCACAACTGCAGTTTTGTTAAGGAAAAAAGTGAACTTCTATCGGCATTGCACTTCCTTCCATCCCACCCAGAACAGCAATAAACTGAAGCTTGTGGGAGCTGGAATAACTTCATTAACCAATTATGGGAGGGTAAGAAAAAGTGTAGGGGAAGAgaacagaaaaggggagggatgaGTATCCTGTATCTTAGAAatagggcatatgcaaataagtcatTCTCATGGTTCTATTACATATAAATTTTAATAAAGCACAGAAATATAGGAACAACATTTGCTAAGTAGTCTCTGTGATGACCTGATAAGACCCCAAAGGTCACCAGGTTGTCAGTCAGGAACCCTGGAAATAAAAACTGAAGTCTTAAATGGAAAAACACGTTTAAACTATTGCAAATCAAGTGTATATGACATTCTGGCCCTCTACTAGTCACTCTCCCTATTAAAACAAAAAGGGCagattttcccattcctccacccCAGCTAGTATTTTGTAGTCTTGGCTGACAGATGATGTCCTGTTTGACCTAGCAGCTTCCTGTTGATGCTAGTAAAGACGGCCTCTTCTCATCTCTTCAAAAAGACCCAGCCACAGATCATCCTAGGTTATCTGTGTTCTTTCCCCTGCCTTCTCCTTAATGGTGAATCATTCCAACCTTCAGCCTcttacagtgaaatcctaagagcactttcttgggagtatgccccattgctttttttttttaagtaggaatgcacaggaatgcatttctggctggcttggtgtcaaggggtgtggcctaaaatgcaaattagttcctgcggggggttttctacaaaaacctctatgtgcaacaatggtgacatcggggtgtgtggcctaatatgcaaatgagttcctgctgggcttttttttacaaaaacagccctgggtcTTAGtaaaattcagagtagacctgtttaggactaCTCTCTTTATCACACAGTTTTTGGAAGGCCTCAGCTGATGGCTTTCTTCACTTCATCCTGTAAATATTCTGCCTTTCAACTACCTTCCAGATACTTCTTGGTTGCACCTCTCTTCTGTCTCACAGCTGTCCCGTATGTACCCTCTCAGGGAGTTTCCACCCAATCAACAAGTAACACTTGTTCAAGCCTAGTTCTGATTGGTTTTGGAAGTCCAGGTTTCAGAAgtcccttaaagcaggggtgggaaaccttttttctgccaagggccatatggatatttataacatcattcgcgggccataaaaaattatcaacttaaaaaaacagcacTCAGCCAAGgaagaacgattcaggccggcaaaattaatacaaataattgtttttctatttgaagtcatgtggagagagcctaatctggcgcacacacacacatggcccgctgccctaggcaaatgcataggtccagggttttttttgttgaaaaagcccagcaggaactcagttagggtggccagaacgtcccgccctcccgggaaagtcccgcctccgcctcctgaatcccgcgtcccgattggccaagctcgggaccattcagagtcccggattggccagtgcccctgtccgtcattttttctccattatttttttaatgatgaagccaattacaaggcagcctgcctcccccagccaatcacaggggcacctgaaaggcgaggggggcatgccaggcaccagggctctcaccagattgggccctgctgcctgccctggaggctccgcctccaggcttcccgcccgactgcagttaaccagagaaggaagagcggagagagaagaaggtacgatggggaggggagggaaaactggggtgtttgggggaggagggaagccccaggaccatgtgcttttgcacctcctgtagcagcaactcgtgagtagacaggccaatccccccttcagaggcaactagccaggaagggagaggagggaagctccaggaccatgtgcttttgcacctcctgtagcagcaactcgtgagtagacaggccaatccccccttcagaggcaactagccaggaagggagaggagggaagctccaggaccatgtgcttttgcacctcctgtagcagcaactcgtgagtagacaggccaatccccccttcagaggcaactagccaggaacggagaggagggaagctccaggaccatgtgcttttgcacctcctgtagcagcaactcgtgagtagacaggccaatccccccttcagaggcaactagccaggaagggagaggagggaagctccaggaccatgtgcttttgcacctcctgtagcagcaactcgtgagtagacaggccaatccccccttcagaggcaactagccaggaagggagaggagggaagctccaggaccatgtgcttttgcacctcctgtagcagcaactcgtgagtagacaggccaatccccccttcagaggcaactagccaggaacggagaggagggaagctccaggaccatgtgcttttgcacctcctgtagcagcaactcgtgagtagacaggccaatccccccttcagaggcaactagccaggaagggagaggagggaagctccaggaccatgtgcttttgcacctcctgtagcagcaactcgtgagtagacaggccaatccccccttcagaggcaactagccaggaacggagaggagggaagctccaggaccatgtgcttttgcacctcctgtagcagcaactcatgagtagacaggccaatccccccttcagaggcaactagccaggaacggagaggagggaagctccaggaccatgtgcttttgcacctcctgtagcagcaactcgtgagtagggaggccaatccccccttcagaggcaactagccaggaacggagaggagggaagctccaggaccatgtgcttttgcacctcctgtagcagcaactcgtgagtagacaggccaatccccccttcagaggcaaccagccaggaacggagaggagggaagctccaggaccatgtgcttttgcacctcctgtagcagcaactcgtgagtagagaggctaatccccccttcagaggcaactagccaggaacggagaggagggaagctccaggaccatgtgcttttgcacctcctgtagcagcaactcgtgagtagagaggctaatccccccttcagaggcaactagccaggaacggagaggagggaagctccaggaccatgtgcttttgcacctcctgtagcagcaactcgtgagtagggaggctaatccccccttcagaggcaactagccaggaacggagaggagggaagctccaggaccatgtgcttttgcacctcctgtagcagcaactcgtgagtagacaggccaatccccccttcagaggcaactagccaggaactgagaggagggaagccccaggaccatgtgcttttgcacctcctgtagcagcaactcgtgagtagagaggctaatccccccttcagaggcaactagccaggaacagagaggagggaagccccaggaccatgtgcttttgcacctcctgtagcagcaactcgtgagtagggaggccaatcccctcttcagagccgactagccagaaagggtgggggcggagagagggaaacatcttcatttcctatgaaaggaagacattttaaaaaggtgtgctgtccctttaaatgtgatggccagaactctcttggagttcaattatgcttgtcacacccttgttcctggctccgccccaatgtctcctgacttcacccccaaagtctcctggctccacccccaaagtccccagatatttcttgaattggacttggcaaccctatccttaggccagcttgctttttaaaattggggtttcctctcccactttgccGTGTAAAATTGTCTATCACAGGGTGCTTAGGCTGCTTGGTGTAAAGATTGCTTGTTTGCTCTCTGGATGTTGTTGTggtggtgtatttttttttttaaagagaaataatatctgtctccgacaagaggcttgttgtggaaaagaccaaccccctgttgtcttttccccccctccttctctctcttctttctctctttctttcttttgtagggatccctggaggtcccttccaactctgtgattctttgatgctaagcaggtgctctgccactgagccacagacccttccagtctgctgtagactgaccttttgtctagcgagatgggtattgtctgctcaagctagcattggctctccagggtttcaagtggaggtcttcacatgacatgatccttttaactagagatgccagggttgaacctgggaccttctgcatgccaagccaaagctgctttctagctgcttatactgctttctagctgtcttatactgacctttggtctatcaagatgggtattattcagaggtggaattctagtcggagctcctttgcatattaggcctcaccccctgatgtagccaatcctccaagagcttacaaaaaagagggtctagttccatagaacttacagcaaaacccaaaaaagagttatagtgttttaaaggcaatctttttgtgtgtgtgtgtgtgtgtgtgaaatccttttctgtttgccattggaagttgtggaaagtacttctgagcatcttttaatagaggcatgtgagagtcctcagatctggggtggcagggtggcatcaggaaatacttcttagttttaggaaaggagaatctaggttgtttttgtaatagttatttgagggtggaagataaagtgagtaaaagttttacactgcccacaaataacgttcctgaaatgaccaataatattagtactgggatcaatgactaggagttgttgcattcataggatataatagaatgcgggcagaatgaattactacagaaactctgaatgtgccagtattctcttaatggattgcaaagcatatctctctgctgggagggagggctgcttttgctctttcctcaggatcggaggagcgcctgtggggggagcgcggcagggaggaaagccggacgagagtcgagattggccagccgctggccgtgaaagcagcctgaggggatagggttgccaatccccaggttgggggcaagggatcccccagtttggaggccctctccccacttcagggtcatcagaaagcagaggggaagagggaaatgtctgctgggctctccatgattccctatggagactgattcccatagggtgtaatggagaattgatatagggtataatggagaattgtcgggtgtctggggctctggggggctgttttttgagatagaggcaccacattttcagcataccatctggtgtctctcctcaaaacacccttcaagtttcaaaaagattggaccagggggtcttattctatgagcctccaatgaaggtgctcctagccgttattaccaatggaaaggaaaggtcccctgtgcaagcaccagtcgtttttgaccctggggtgacgctgctttcacgttttcacggcagacctttttaggtggtggtttgtcattgccttccccggtcatctacactttcccccccagcaagctgggtactcattttacttcctgtttccggcagtggcatttgggggaaatgatgtcacaggaagtgatgtcgcttccggcaggtggcacagggaaaacgatgtcacgggaagtgatgtcacttcctgtttccggcgggcgcgcgcttcgcgcgtgcacacacacattcatcccccccctcaaggtgtccctggctggcctgcagatattatggccaccctaaactCAGTAgcctattagaccacatcccctaatattagcatgttaggtcacacactggggaggctgctgcacagtgtggctgggccccaccatccttgctggccagtcaggccccagggaggctgccacatggctcggttcagtccagcaatccccgagggccacaccaagtgacctcaagggtcgcatatggccctcgggacagaggttccccacccctgccttaaagcatCCCTCCTAACTGGAAACTTATTCTGAGCTTGAAAGCACTTCTTAGTGACCTTGTAACCTCTCATTAGCAACAGTCACATGCTTTAACAAATGAGAATACATTATCACACTTTGAAGGTGTCCTGCTGAAATTATTACAGTATTTGTTTTCTCTGTTATAGAACTTCTTTCTCCACAGCTTCttccacatcttttttttttgttaaacagATTTTTTCTCTTTGTGGATACTTTCTTACACTGGCACAAACTATTACGAATTTTAGCCCTAGTTCAATTTTacataggatttttaaaaaaacacacacacttcaaactccagcctccagggcttttttgtaacagtaactcctttgcatattaggccataccccctgatgtagccaatcctcccagaacttacagtaggccctgtactaagagccctctaagctctgggAAGATtagttacatcagggaggtgtggcctaatatgcaaaggagttcctgctacaaaaaaagccctgctagcccCAAATCATAGTTAAAACTGACTGTTTTACATGGAAACTCATAAAATTTTAGGCTGATGCCACAGCTCAGATACAGAGCACAATTTGTTTCTATAATCATACAAAGAATAAAAAGTAAAGAATGCCACTCAAAAGAACTGAGTTCCTAGAGAACCTTATATGagcaaaaattttaaaatatcttaCTCAGGTGAAACTTTGCGTTGTCTCAAAACTTCTCCCAGTGGTGAATTCTCTAGTTTCTTAAACTTCTCTTGGCATGCCTTCATATAGGAAAGCTTGCCACCGATGTAGCCGCATAAGCCAGCAACTTGTTTACAAAGGAAGACAAAACACTGATCTAAGCCATTTCAAAGAAtgcaatatttaaaatatatatagtaTAGTATCTGTAAATGAAATTAcattatacacacatatacagcaAAAAAAGTTTaactttatatatttattttattcaatttttagcccactcttcccatagaacaggctcagagcTTTGAGCTCTAAACTGGTCTTTCTAGAGTTTGTTAACTGAAGAAAAGTATTAGGCATTGTCATGGAAACAAGACAGGGCTCATGAAATAGTCCAGAAAGCAAATCAGCACCAAGTACATCAGGCAGAAAGTCAgagcaaaaagaaaagagaattgCCTGCTTTATAAAGCACAGTGTGAACTGGCCGATGGAGTGATAACGACTTCCTAAAGGTCTCACTATTACAAGATTAATAGTGCCATCCTAAATTAAGAGTTTTCCCCTTCAAAGTCCATTGAGCTTAGGCTAAAGTAACTCTACATAGAATTGTACTGTAGATTTCTTATGGAGGAGGAAAATCTGACCCAAATCCAACCCAATTTGGGCCTGTAAGGATCAGTACTTTCTGTTTTGAACATACCTAGAAATCTAACAGATATGTTTTGAACCTTGTTagtcttctatgaatgtattgtaagattgggttccagtgataaataagcctccaaactgaagaaagatgaattaaacgtcttgatatctagaacagatatctttggaagggcttcctttagttatATGAattaaatactggaatattgatactcctttgtgattggaaatactgttttttaaactttcttctgTTAATaactttttgctacatgctcttgtttatttgaagttctatgtgcaagcttggtcagaacaccactgacctctacattacactgtccggttgtttaaaatgtatggtgtctcttagcggttttttatttACGTGGCTATGATGGTGGCAACCCAACATCTCAACAGCAATCCATTAAGTAAAATGGAAATGTGTCCTAGGACTCAAACTTACATACAAGTTTTGGAAGAGCGCCAAATCTTGAATGTGTGGTAAGAACTCCTGAAAACAAGAAGAGCAACAATTGTATAAAAATATGCACTAAAAATTAACCAGAGCAACATTCACCTTTTAATGTACTTGCTGACCCTCTAGGTTCAGCGAACAAAGATCTTTGGCTTTACAGCTGCACCTAGTAAGGAGAATGATGAACAGCTGGAATGCAGCAAACCTCAGTAATGTATTTTAAAGCATATCCCCACCTTCATTGGCTTCCTAAGGCAAGGAAGCTAAATAATGCCATGCCTTGATCTAGAtagacagtttggccacccctgatctatgcatACAGTGTACTTTAATCATTTCAACATAAGGAGCAGATCCACACCTGCAAAGTCATACACACAGCAATCTACTATCTTCCCTGAAAAGAATGGAGAAACTGCTCTAGGGCAGAGACAGGgaagactagagcaggggtggcgaaactgtggctcaggagtcacatgtggctctttcacatatattgtgtggctctcgaagaccccatcagccagcttggagaaggcatttctctctttaaatcacttctccaagccagctggcagcttagagaatgcatttaaagttcaagctgctttttttccacctctccctcccacaatattccttccttccttccttgcagttctcaaacatttgacgttcacgtcttgtgactctcaaacatctggcatttattctatgtggcttttgtgtttagcaagtttggccacccctagactaGAGCTTCCAGTAGCACTCAAGCACATCAGCTATTATGACTGCAACAACACTGCACGAACCTTGCAATAACATTgcatgctagtttggtgtagtggttaagtgtgcggactcttatctgggagaaccgggtttgattccccactcctccacttgcacctgttggaatggccttgggtcagccatagttatcacagaggttgtccttgaaagggcagctgctgtgagagccctctccagccccacccacctcacagggtgcttgttgtggggggaggaaggtaaaggagattgtgagccgctctgagactcttcggagtggagggcgggatataaatccgtcttcttcttccttcttcttcttcttcttcttcttcttcttcttcttcttcttcttcttcttcttcttcttcttcttcttcttcttcttcttcttcttcttcttcttcttcttcttcttcttcttcttcttcttcttcttcttcttcttcttcttcttcttcttcttcttcttcccaggatAGCTCTTTTTATGACCCCAAATATTATGTAGACTGATTTACAAGTTTGTTGACGAAACACCAGAGTTTGCATTGCTCCATCTCTTATTCAATAATTTCTCCTCCTCTCCATGTTTTGTCCCCATAACTTGGTTTCTAAATACTACTATAGACAttagctgttgtagattttccaggctgagGAAAATCAGAAAGGTAgggtagatataaattacctgcctaccatcttcttctcctcaCTTTGACACAaagagaactctagccttctgtgttatacctctgaggatgccagtcacaggtgctggtgaaacatcaggttctacaatgccaagaccacggccatacagcccGGGAAATCTACAACTGCTAATGAATTCTGGCCATGATAGCCTTTGACAGCATACTACTATAGACACATCATGAATAAATTCATTCCAAGGCATTTGGAGCTTACCTTTCTTGATCAGCACCTGAGTGACCAGCACGCTTATAGCAGACAACGGTACGGCTGTGAAGCAAGGAAAGAAAACTATTTGTTTCTATGATTGATGTCTACCAGAGCCATCCCCTCACTTTCAAAAGAAAAGGAACGGGAACTTCAGTAGAAAAGTATATATGTATATAGTCAAATATACTCAGTTCTCATAAACTGGATTTTTAAACAGGAACAAACGCATAGCCTGCAGCTCCTTTAGGCAAGGTTTgtgtccccgcccccccacacccAGTAAAGAATTCCGGCTTCCATTTTAAATATTTCAGTCAAGCCCATAAAAATGTACACACAAGAATAAAGCATTCCATTCCTTTCAAACAAGGCTCACAGTTAGATCTGTTTTAATTTCTGAAAACTCACTTTATCTTTGACATTGGCACAGATTTCCTAAGAAAAGCTCAATGGACACAAGCTTTACATTTTCACTACCTTGCCTGAAGGAACCGGCAGCCAATCTAGTACCACTGCACCAGCACATTTGCACGGGCCAGTATGGCTGCCGGTGCGGCAGACACCTTCATCAGAGAAAGCATGGTGGAACCAAACAAAGCACTTATACATCTGTCTTAGAGAT
Encoded here:
- the OCIAD1 gene encoding OCIA domain-containing protein 1, with the protein product MEPHGQVEGESHRPGHGSPGQSGVNMNYVPTEDERRVFRECNQESFWYRSVPLSAISVLVTQVLIKKGVLTTHSRFGALPKLVFAGLCGYIGGKLSYMKACQEKFKKLENSPLGEVLRQRKVSPEYYSQKRDFSNVPSSSPFETPPAAGPPPSSMYSGDNRGMEYSKSNYEPVPFSSSMNESTPTGITDSVPQEPGPLLEASPKRKGITYDELRSRNRELYEAGITQKSELPPKSSQERVSKKEVKVNKYGDAWED